From the genome of Sphingobacterium kitahiroshimense, one region includes:
- a CDS encoding DUF6493 family protein, whose amino-acid sequence MFKHLKFIDGTSDKFWEIQTNGATHTVTYGRNGTAGQSKDKTFDSEEACLKDAEKLINEKTKKGYSEDGTVEVAPQVTKEGTVRKPNASAQRKEEAVKRIKEIISKGSVSDIIPYLEEYASGNLEVIKKEIRAAKRYWVDYVDLSKDPLFKSKAQYDWGIRGTKGQQRMVKLLALATFSGSDAASWDVFIELINQVRSPEVDQILTYAKPNWLTPYLLQYVRKNTWQSVDYDTLRYAESKGFLEFEPEVYANSMSRLHNPSAALLSFFTTDELTIQRDIPLVFDYETPIHTVYSNYRYENQVNELTWDKIFDQLLADNKIDKAFILTSALEVQTKNWNINLKSYFRKLIDRIGVDEKMLLEHQELFFPLLHAENSAVINFVVDTLKPYFAHADFRLEEFLTWSEGLFMRNDIKSALKTLLVQFDKLLKNRPEVKEQFILQAADIFMVQDLQLQDRAAKFILKHQKDPIEALTEKLTLYSAQMLGSIPADLKNLMAASSYTEQEILIELLISTGEEYVFDPVNEKKLQQPFTYPASWNDILFKIGEVIGSTDAVQMEILMNAWVLHRATFPADYKEQLDPYINQLKKVYRESQWFQHFSGVFLNMYFQPNKIYQNTDRYSNYSKWASMIGEQLTQLQRHIAKEIQLPLLSLPTHEPFWIAPQIVVQRILDYQDKGVALDLLDLSIALSRTVREDLDGVVALIDQINDSQVKAVLTYALGFDDELKIEKKSWVKKLLSSSDNAHVGWLGVWATVARTHYPEAVFPEFEDENLKDIPFAVAPFQPELTFTPSYYQGYNYQTKKSEMVYDGEKLSFHFPNFKQEPHTFIYHKDIYQRGKDSLHSYYLYKDDISYMHSVMPQNTESLSLFLTLGLAAKCDQGGKTPIGYLQEMMYDFFNFDRQSVLFLATSCFNKEKEVRAMATEVLITAIDRHRLPVHDLGHFLGILMSHTYGPLGRLEEVLGQCRDISSKHNNALMQVINQMLLDYTIAEKMPTNFKKLIELYYDLVHKENQEISIEMKQVFEKLMVFKSLQPILKKLSK is encoded by the coding sequence ATGTTTAAGCATCTAAAATTCATTGACGGTACATCTGATAAATTCTGGGAAATACAAACAAACGGTGCAACACATACAGTGACTTATGGTAGAAATGGTACTGCCGGGCAATCTAAAGATAAAACATTTGATAGTGAAGAAGCGTGTCTCAAGGATGCGGAGAAGCTTATTAATGAGAAAACTAAGAAAGGATATTCGGAGGACGGCACAGTAGAAGTAGCGCCACAAGTTACAAAAGAGGGAACTGTGCGGAAACCTAACGCCTCCGCACAGCGTAAAGAAGAAGCGGTGAAGCGTATTAAAGAGATCATCAGTAAAGGCAGTGTATCTGATATTATTCCTTATCTGGAAGAATATGCAAGTGGCAATCTAGAGGTGATTAAAAAGGAGATTCGTGCTGCCAAACGCTATTGGGTCGATTATGTGGATCTCTCCAAAGATCCTTTGTTTAAGTCGAAAGCGCAGTATGATTGGGGTATACGCGGGACAAAGGGGCAGCAACGAATGGTCAAATTATTGGCTTTAGCGACCTTTAGCGGTTCGGATGCCGCTAGCTGGGATGTATTTATCGAATTAATCAATCAAGTGAGAAGCCCGGAAGTTGACCAGATTCTAACGTATGCCAAACCCAATTGGCTGACACCATATTTGCTGCAATACGTTCGTAAAAATACGTGGCAATCTGTTGATTATGATACTTTAAGGTATGCGGAAAGTAAGGGGTTTCTGGAATTTGAGCCGGAGGTTTACGCAAATTCAATGTCAAGACTCCATAATCCATCAGCTGCTTTACTGAGTTTTTTTACAACAGACGAATTGACCATACAGCGCGATATTCCACTTGTTTTTGATTATGAAACACCGATCCATACGGTTTACTCTAATTATAGGTATGAAAATCAGGTCAATGAACTGACCTGGGATAAAATATTTGATCAATTGCTGGCCGATAATAAAATTGATAAAGCGTTTATTTTAACAAGTGCGTTGGAGGTTCAAACCAAAAATTGGAACATTAACCTGAAGAGTTATTTTAGAAAATTGATCGATCGGATAGGCGTGGATGAGAAAATGCTGCTGGAACACCAGGAGTTATTTTTTCCCTTGCTGCATGCTGAAAATAGTGCTGTGATCAATTTCGTCGTCGATACTTTAAAACCTTATTTTGCACATGCTGACTTTAGATTGGAAGAATTTCTAACCTGGTCTGAGGGTCTTTTTATGCGCAATGATATTAAATCGGCACTTAAAACGCTGCTGGTACAATTTGATAAATTGCTTAAAAACCGTCCCGAAGTAAAAGAACAATTTATTCTTCAGGCGGCCGATATCTTTATGGTCCAGGATCTGCAATTGCAGGATCGAGCGGCGAAATTTATATTAAAACATCAGAAAGATCCGATAGAAGCGCTTACAGAAAAACTTACGCTTTACAGTGCGCAAATGCTGGGAAGTATTCCTGCAGATTTAAAAAATTTAATGGCGGCATCCAGCTATACTGAACAGGAAATCTTAATTGAATTATTGATCAGTACTGGAGAGGAATATGTTTTTGATCCAGTGAACGAAAAAAAACTCCAGCAGCCTTTTACTTATCCTGCGAGTTGGAATGATATTTTGTTTAAAATTGGAGAGGTCATCGGTAGTACAGATGCCGTTCAGATGGAAATATTGATGAATGCCTGGGTCTTGCACAGAGCGACTTTTCCGGCGGATTATAAGGAGCAGCTGGATCCCTATATCAATCAGCTTAAGAAAGTTTACCGGGAATCGCAATGGTTTCAGCACTTTTCTGGGGTATTTTTAAATATGTACTTCCAGCCGAATAAGATCTATCAGAATACGGATCGATACTCAAACTATTCCAAATGGGCGAGTATGATCGGAGAGCAGTTAACACAGCTACAGCGCCATATCGCAAAAGAAATTCAATTGCCTTTATTGAGTTTACCGACGCATGAACCTTTTTGGATTGCTCCTCAAATAGTGGTACAACGTATTTTAGATTATCAAGATAAAGGCGTAGCCCTAGATTTATTGGATCTGTCTATCGCTTTGAGCCGTACGGTTCGGGAAGATCTGGATGGTGTTGTAGCGTTGATCGATCAGATAAACGACAGTCAGGTCAAAGCAGTTCTGACCTATGCGTTAGGATTTGATGACGAACTGAAAATTGAAAAAAAATCATGGGTCAAAAAGCTTTTATCTTCATCCGATAATGCGCATGTGGGCTGGCTGGGTGTTTGGGCTACTGTTGCCCGGACGCATTATCCAGAGGCTGTTTTTCCGGAATTTGAAGATGAAAATTTGAAAGACATACCCTTTGCCGTAGCGCCTTTCCAACCGGAGCTTACGTTTACACCTTCTTATTATCAGGGATATAATTATCAGACTAAAAAATCAGAAATGGTGTATGATGGTGAAAAATTAAGTTTCCACTTTCCAAACTTCAAACAAGAACCGCACACCTTTATTTACCACAAGGATATTTATCAACGGGGCAAGGACAGTTTGCATAGTTATTATCTGTATAAAGATGATATCTCTTACATGCATAGTGTGATGCCTCAGAATACCGAAAGTCTTTCTTTGTTTCTGACCTTGGGGTTAGCGGCTAAATGTGATCAAGGTGGAAAGACGCCGATCGGCTATTTGCAGGAAATGATGTATGATTTCTTTAACTTTGATCGGCAGTCGGTGCTATTTTTAGCGACTTCATGTTTTAACAAAGAAAAAGAAGTTCGGGCCATGGCTACAGAAGTGCTCATCACGGCCATCGATAGGCATCGATTACCGGTTCACGATCTGGGGCATTTCCTGGGCATCCTGATGAGTCATACTTATGGTCCATTAGGAAGATTAGAGGAGGTTTTGGGGCAGTGCCGGGATATCTCTTCCAAACATAATAATGCTTTGATGCAGGTGATCAATCAGATGCTCCTGGATTACACTATAGCTGAAAAAATGCCGACTAATTTCAAGAAACTGATTGAACTATATTATGATCTGGTACATAAGGAAAATCAGGAAATTTCCATTGAAATGAAGCAGGTATTTGAGAAATTAATGGTTTTTAAATCATTACAACCGATATTAAAAAAATTAAGCAAATAA
- a CDS encoding LacI family DNA-binding transcriptional regulator, which translates to MSISEIAKHLNVSKSTVSLVINGKAEKSRISKVLTKRVLDYIEEIGYKPNALAKSLATGKSRTIGLIVENIGDSFFGPIALYIEEYLRKYEYQVLYSSTMGNNKLAAEIIQTMIDKQVDGLILAPTDHIEKEVKRIVDSNTPIVLFDRKILGIDANYVGTNNYEASSTAIQHLLEQGYRNIGMVTINSQQPQMQDRLQAYLTTLDQHSLKPHVCLTSFSEKKEHGWKEIREWLDKNTHLDALYFSTNYLCVMGIKALQNLQNERQLAFITFDDHEIFELVQPPVSCIRQPLEKIAKSIVHMLVNQLTAKEKCIAEDIIPSELQIRKSSL; encoded by the coding sequence ATGTCCATCAGTGAAATTGCAAAACATTTAAACGTATCCAAATCGACCGTTTCATTGGTCATCAATGGAAAAGCAGAGAAAAGCAGGATCAGTAAAGTACTCACAAAACGTGTTTTAGATTATATTGAAGAAATTGGTTACAAGCCAAATGCATTAGCGAAAAGCTTAGCAACAGGCAAATCTCGGACCATTGGTCTCATCGTTGAAAACATCGGTGACTCATTCTTTGGTCCAATAGCCTTGTACATTGAAGAATATTTGCGCAAGTACGAATATCAAGTACTTTACAGCAGTACTATGGGCAATAATAAACTTGCTGCTGAAATCATACAGACCATGATCGATAAGCAAGTTGATGGCTTAATTCTGGCGCCCACAGACCATATCGAGAAAGAAGTAAAACGCATCGTCGACAGCAATACACCTATTGTGCTGTTCGACCGAAAGATCTTGGGCATTGACGCCAATTATGTGGGCACCAATAATTATGAAGCCAGCAGCACGGCAATTCAACATCTTTTAGAACAGGGATACCGGAACATCGGAATGGTCACCATCAATTCGCAACAACCGCAAATGCAGGATAGATTACAGGCGTACCTCACCACGCTCGATCAGCATAGCCTGAAGCCACATGTGTGTTTAACCAGTTTCAGCGAAAAAAAAGAACATGGTTGGAAAGAGATACGCGAATGGTTAGACAAAAATACGCATCTTGATGCACTTTATTTTAGTACCAATTACCTCTGTGTGATGGGTATAAAAGCCCTTCAAAATCTTCAAAACGAACGTCAATTAGCCTTCATCACTTTCGATGACCACGAAATATTTGAACTCGTACAACCGCCAGTTTCCTGTATCCGCCAGCCTCTGGAAAAAATCGCAAAAAGTATAGTACACATGCTCGTGAACCAATTAACGGCCAAAGAAAAGTGTATTGCAGAAGATATTATCCCTTCAGAATTACAAATCCGAAAAAGTTCTTTGTAA
- a CDS encoding ROK family protein → MKDNITICIDIGGSHLTAASLKKEGKQYFPIKEMQGDVDSAASRDIILAQWDQIIQSVWNREHEKIDAMIVSIPGPFDYENGICLMDGMHKYQSLLQMDIKSHFMKQYGVYGENIKFINDAKAFLLGELYHHNLQDKRIAGLSLGTGLGSAFYTDKQVSDLNYGSAPFRTGIAEDFISTRGILSHLKQNGTDGIAHIKALVDNEKLIQERTAAFSFLAEALVDFIKLHILTLKPEGLILGGSIAKSHHLFLPAVQKEINMPIYVASFNSWNLFLGLATSLSL, encoded by the coding sequence ATGAAAGATAACATTACAATCTGTATCGATATCGGCGGTTCACACCTGACGGCAGCATCCCTTAAAAAAGAAGGAAAACAATATTTTCCCATCAAAGAGATGCAAGGTGATGTGGACAGTGCAGCAAGCCGTGATATTATTTTAGCGCAGTGGGACCAAATCATCCAATCGGTCTGGAACAGGGAACATGAAAAAATTGATGCCATGATCGTCTCTATTCCAGGACCTTTTGATTATGAAAATGGGATCTGTCTGATGGACGGCATGCATAAGTATCAGTCCCTATTGCAGATGGATATCAAATCTCATTTTATGAAACAATATGGTGTCTATGGAGAAAATATCAAATTTATCAACGATGCAAAAGCATTTCTACTGGGCGAACTTTATCACCATAACCTGCAAGACAAACGGATTGCAGGTCTAAGTCTTGGGACAGGTTTAGGATCGGCTTTTTACACCGACAAACAGGTCAGCGACCTAAATTATGGGTCGGCACCATTCCGTACAGGTATAGCCGAAGATTTTATCTCCACCAGAGGTATACTTTCGCATCTCAAGCAAAATGGAACAGATGGAATAGCGCATATCAAAGCGCTGGTCGACAACGAAAAATTGATTCAGGAACGGACAGCAGCCTTTTCATTTCTTGCAGAAGCCTTAGTCGATTTTATCAAACTCCACATCCTTACGCTTAAACCAGAAGGGTTGATTTTAGGCGGAAGTATTGCCAAATCGCATCACCTTTTTCTCCCGGCCGTTCAAAAAGAAATCAACATGCCCATATATGTTGCGTCATTTAATAGCTGGAATTTATTTTTAGGATTAGCAACCTCACTTAGCTTATGA
- a CDS encoding sugar porter family MFS transporter, whose product MKNVWKFSLIAALGGFLFGFETAVISGAEQIIQKLWQLDAFWHGLTVSISLIGTIVGAIVAGRFSERYGRKPVLSAIALLYLLSAIGCGASPFWSLFLLFRFLGGLAVGISSVVGPVYISEISPAKDRGKLTGLFQIMIVSGILVAYCTNFLFADTGDHAWRYMLAIMALPAGIFYVLLKKIPESPRWLALHRNIDEANAVFHTLGQPALTQTQQTENTRHSPSLWQKKYYKPIAFAVLLAFFNQMTGINAILYYAPRIFEIAGFEAQLSYLQPIFIGGTNVVFTFLGMSIIDKFGRKKLLLTGAVGMFVFLMLTAFGLKSGHSTYLLFYIIGFIGAFALSQGAVIWVFLAEIFPNEIRAKGSSLGSTTHWIFAAIISWIFPVIVEGGENGGFYIFLFYGIMVVLSFIFILFLPETKGKTLEGIDQNTN is encoded by the coding sequence ATGAAAAATGTTTGGAAGTTTTCATTAATAGCTGCCCTAGGCGGCTTTTTATTCGGTTTTGAAACTGCAGTAATTTCAGGTGCCGAACAGATCATTCAAAAACTGTGGCAACTCGATGCTTTCTGGCATGGACTGACAGTTTCCATATCACTAATCGGAACCATCGTGGGCGCTATTGTCGCTGGCCGTTTTTCAGAACGTTACGGCCGAAAACCCGTCCTGAGCGCCATCGCACTTTTATATCTGCTCTCGGCCATTGGCTGTGGTGCCTCCCCTTTTTGGAGCTTGTTTCTACTCTTTAGATTCCTAGGGGGCCTAGCCGTTGGTATCAGTTCGGTGGTCGGACCTGTTTATATTTCCGAAATATCACCGGCCAAAGACCGAGGTAAATTAACAGGGCTCTTTCAGATTATGATCGTAAGTGGGATACTTGTGGCTTATTGTACCAATTTTCTTTTTGCAGATACCGGGGATCATGCTTGGCGGTATATGCTTGCCATCATGGCTTTACCTGCCGGAATCTTTTACGTACTCCTGAAAAAAATTCCAGAAAGCCCACGTTGGCTCGCTTTACATCGCAATATCGATGAAGCAAATGCCGTATTCCATACACTGGGACAACCGGCTCTGACACAAACGCAGCAGACCGAAAATACCCGTCATTCACCTTCTCTGTGGCAGAAGAAGTATTATAAACCGATTGCTTTTGCCGTACTTCTCGCATTTTTTAATCAGATGACCGGTATCAATGCGATCCTGTATTACGCTCCCCGCATCTTTGAAATCGCAGGTTTTGAAGCACAGCTCAGTTATCTCCAACCGATCTTTATTGGAGGCACCAATGTGGTATTCACCTTTCTAGGCATGAGTATCATTGACAAATTCGGTAGAAAAAAATTACTCTTGACAGGAGCAGTGGGCATGTTTGTATTCCTAATGCTTACCGCTTTCGGTCTCAAATCAGGCCATTCCACCTATCTCTTGTTTTATATCATCGGCTTTATTGGGGCATTTGCACTATCGCAGGGCGCTGTAATCTGGGTATTTCTTGCAGAAATATTTCCTAATGAAATACGCGCCAAAGGTTCTTCACTCGGAAGCACGACACATTGGATATTTGCCGCTATCATTTCCTGGATATTTCCTGTTATCGTAGAAGGAGGAGAAAATGGCGGATTCTATATTTTTCTCTTTTATGGAATAATGGTCGTTCTATCCTTTATTTTCATCCTATTCCTTCCTGAAACAAAAGGCAAAACCCTAGAAGGTATTGATCAGAATACGAACTAA
- a CDS encoding SusC/RagA family TonB-linked outer membrane protein: protein MIKKSKLFLVSGILLFGHAPYIAISKPTFLKWTAAQQAVQGKVIDENGKPIQGATVLLLGTTTTVVTNPEGSFSVPGKIGDRIRVTYIGYQNVEMRIESNVISVQMTADSQSLDEVIVVGYGTTTRRSVVGAVDQINAKAIENRPVANVTQALQGASPSLNIQQRSMDPNDNTMNINIRGISTMNSNGPLVVIDGLISESGALNKLNPADIESVSVLKDAGSAAIYGSRSANGVLLVTTKSGVKNRAPRVTLSAMAGIQDPKILFSPIAGYQNATLKNLALTNIGSDPEFTPDQIMDLYNHRDEEEWNYDRIMQTALQQNHNVSISGGGEHSTYLFSGGYLNQRSNFVGNKDYGIERFNLRSNLSNEFGIFKLSSILAYSRNNGLNTTAGNAIINSSRIPSYYYYRMQADNGRYLINNALTDQNPLAELREGGYQKKDNDYFNANIALDVKLMEGLKLRGVFGAELTSDHRYIRRIQVPLYSSADAEKPLVYVNSTRNTEDFNEKVSMLNYQLLLDYNRTFGDHEFKGLFGATNESFTRRQNEIKLQFTDPILGTPTTGTIIDPSSRTTPEGTEETSITSLIGRLNYAYAQRYFMEASFRYDGSSKFAKHNRWGFFPSLSLGWRISEEGFMESYKERVGDLKLRSSYGILGNQDIPPYQYLTRYTPVNNSYGFNNEAVSGAGFTYANEDLRWEKTHNFNIGLDASFFHNSLTASFDYFHKNTSDILITPTIPSTFGTGPAKTNIGKMKNQGWEFVLSYRTKTGEFQHNFMANIGDSHNEVTYFEGKEQFSESDRIRKIVREGLPFNSYYGYKVQNYFKNIQEIETAALPVGVAASDLQPGDVRYIDRNNDGVIDSKDRFVLGNAFPRYTFGFTYDLTYKNIDFSMFWQGVGSRDMMVRGELVEPFHENYSYAIYQHQLDYWTPTNTGAAWPRLTAAGSASTTNNYQTESDIFLFNGKYARLKNLQIGYSLSSNFASRLHLQKARIFVNAQNLLTLSLNSWIDPESSEFDGNMSGAANSGRNYPTLKYYGLGIDIQF from the coding sequence ATGATTAAAAAGTCAAAATTATTCCTGGTTTCAGGTATACTGCTATTTGGGCATGCCCCTTATATAGCAATATCGAAACCTACTTTCCTCAAATGGACGGCTGCCCAGCAAGCTGTGCAGGGGAAAGTCATCGATGAAAACGGCAAGCCTATTCAGGGAGCTACCGTACTTTTGCTTGGAACCACCACAACAGTGGTGACGAATCCAGAAGGAAGCTTTTCCGTGCCTGGAAAAATTGGAGACCGCATTCGTGTCACCTACATAGGCTACCAAAATGTTGAAATGCGCATCGAAAGCAATGTCATCAGCGTTCAGATGACTGCAGACAGTCAATCGCTCGACGAAGTGATTGTGGTCGGTTACGGCACTACAACCCGTAGATCTGTTGTAGGGGCAGTAGATCAGATCAATGCCAAAGCCATTGAAAACAGACCTGTTGCCAACGTTACCCAAGCGCTACAGGGTGCCTCTCCAAGTCTCAACATCCAGCAACGAAGCATGGATCCCAATGACAACACCATGAACATCAACATCAGGGGGATTTCCACCATGAACAGTAACGGTCCACTGGTTGTCATCGACGGTCTGATCTCTGAATCCGGAGCACTCAACAAACTCAATCCAGCAGATATCGAAAGCGTATCTGTACTAAAGGATGCTGGTTCAGCCGCCATTTACGGTTCCAGATCAGCAAACGGAGTATTGCTTGTGACAACAAAATCGGGAGTAAAGAACCGGGCACCACGCGTTACTCTATCTGCGATGGCCGGTATTCAAGATCCTAAAATCCTTTTTTCCCCTATTGCAGGCTACCAAAATGCCACCTTGAAAAATCTTGCCCTAACAAATATTGGTTCAGACCCGGAATTCACTCCCGATCAGATCATGGATCTCTACAACCATCGCGATGAGGAAGAGTGGAATTATGACCGGATCATGCAGACTGCCCTGCAGCAAAATCATAATGTCTCCATTTCTGGTGGTGGTGAGCATTCGACCTATCTTTTCTCCGGAGGCTATCTCAATCAACGGAGCAATTTTGTCGGTAACAAAGACTATGGAATCGAACGCTTCAACCTACGCTCCAACCTCAGCAATGAATTTGGAATCTTCAAATTAAGTAGTATTTTGGCCTATTCCAGAAATAACGGACTGAACACGACAGCTGGCAATGCCATCATCAATTCCTCCCGTATCCCCTCCTACTATTATTATAGGATGCAGGCCGACAATGGTCGCTACCTGATCAATAATGCACTGACCGATCAGAATCCCTTAGCCGAATTAAGGGAAGGTGGATACCAGAAGAAAGACAATGATTATTTCAATGCCAACATTGCGTTGGATGTGAAACTCATGGAAGGTTTGAAATTGCGCGGGGTTTTCGGTGCAGAACTCACTTCAGATCACCGCTACATCCGACGGATTCAGGTACCGCTGTATTCCAGTGCAGACGCAGAAAAACCTTTGGTATATGTCAATTCAACCCGTAATACCGAAGACTTTAATGAAAAAGTGTCCATGCTCAACTATCAATTGTTATTGGATTACAACCGCACCTTTGGCGATCATGAATTCAAAGGTCTTTTCGGGGCTACCAATGAGTCTTTTACCCGCCGGCAAAATGAAATCAAATTGCAGTTCACCGATCCGATCTTAGGTACACCAACCACAGGAACCATCATCGATCCTTCCAGTAGAACCACACCCGAAGGCACCGAAGAGACGAGCATTACATCACTCATCGGAAGACTAAATTATGCGTATGCCCAACGTTATTTTATGGAAGCCTCTTTCCGTTACGACGGCTCTTCCAAATTTGCCAAGCATAACCGCTGGGGCTTCTTCCCATCGCTATCGCTCGGCTGGCGCATCTCGGAAGAGGGTTTTATGGAATCCTATAAAGAACGTGTCGGTGATCTAAAACTCCGTTCTTCATACGGTATATTGGGAAATCAAGATATTCCTCCTTATCAGTACCTCACCCGCTATACACCGGTCAATAACAGTTACGGCTTCAACAACGAAGCTGTCAGTGGAGCTGGGTTTACTTATGCCAATGAAGACCTGCGCTGGGAAAAAACGCATAATTTCAATATCGGATTAGATGCCTCATTCTTTCATAACAGTCTGACCGCCAGCTTCGATTATTTCCATAAAAATACAAGTGATATCCTCATCACTCCAACGATTCCATCAACATTTGGAACGGGACCTGCTAAGACTAATATTGGAAAGATGAAAAATCAAGGATGGGAATTTGTACTGTCCTACAGAACGAAAACCGGTGAATTCCAGCATAATTTCATGGCAAACATTGGAGACTCACACAATGAGGTGACTTATTTTGAAGGAAAAGAGCAGTTCTCCGAATCCGACCGCATCCGAAAAATAGTACGCGAAGGACTACCTTTTAATTCCTACTACGGTTATAAAGTTCAGAACTATTTCAAAAATATACAAGAAATTGAAACCGCAGCATTACCAGTTGGCGTTGCCGCTTCGGATTTGCAACCTGGTGACGTCCGCTATATTGACCGCAATAATGATGGTGTCATAGATTCCAAAGACCGATTTGTCTTGGGCAATGCCTTTCCTCGTTACACCTTTGGATTTACATACGACCTCACTTACAAAAACATCGATTTCAGCATGTTCTGGCAAGGTGTGGGCAGTAGGGATATGATGGTAAGGGGCGAATTGGTCGAGCCGTTCCACGAGAACTACTCCTATGCCATCTATCAGCACCAGCTCGATTATTGGACACCGACCAATACGGGAGCAGCATGGCCAAGGCTCACGGCCGCAGGCTCAGCATCGACTACGAATAATTACCAAACGGAATCAGATATCTTCTTATTCAACGGTAAGTATGCCAGACTGAAAAACCTGCAGATCGGCTATTCCTTGTCATCGAACTTCGCAAGCCGCCTGCATCTGCAAAAGGCACGGATATTTGTGAACGCCCAAAATCTGCTGACACTGAGTCTCAACTCCTGGATCGATCCGGAATCTTCAGAATTTGATGGCAACATGTCAGGGGCAGCAAACAGCGGACGAAACTACCCGACATTAAAATATTACGGTTTAGGAATAGATATTCAGTTTTAA
- a CDS encoding RagB/SusD family nutrient uptake outer membrane protein: protein MDPVLTKEFTDATYWESAANAELMVNMAYNQMYSADKMWNDEALSDNIYEGRSATDQRLIRNGLANPNMPRFASEWSDAYGGLKTCHVFLANLDRVPDGNEAWKKRKSAEIRFIRAFIYFRLVNFFGDVPFFTSDITLAESETIKRTPKATILAFIHDELSAISMMLPNRNELALSDRGRITRGAAMAFQARAYLYESNWQKTADYCDSLMQNQGVYGTYALFNSYEGLFQPANEYNQEVILDYAYVPGKKQWNKLYDAAPLSAGARLNAYAPLQSLVNNYLTTKGIPITEDAAYSDNNPYVNRDPRMSATIVFHGGQWTDFNGTIRTIYTKPGTGSNDTEKADVYINASANSSPTGYYVKKYYDPSVTQDYNSGLNIIMFRYADVLLMYAEAQHQLGKMDASVWNRTIRPIRDRAKFTAASALDFPTGISAAALTTLIRNERRSELALEGLRYYDIVRWKAGKTYLDGTVTGAKFANGNSDYIRLDNRRFDDNRDYLWSVPRAQMDLNKNLLPNNPGYAN, encoded by the coding sequence ATGGATCCCGTCCTGACAAAAGAATTTACAGATGCCACCTATTGGGAATCTGCAGCCAATGCCGAACTGATGGTTAACATGGCTTACAATCAAATGTATTCTGCTGATAAAATGTGGAATGACGAAGCACTCAGTGACAATATCTACGAGGGACGTTCGGCAACCGACCAACGGCTGATCCGAAATGGTTTGGCTAATCCAAACATGCCACGTTTCGCCTCGGAGTGGTCCGATGCCTACGGTGGATTAAAGACCTGCCATGTATTTTTGGCCAATTTGGATCGTGTCCCTGACGGCAACGAAGCCTGGAAAAAAAGAAAATCAGCAGAAATCCGTTTTATACGCGCTTTCATTTACTTTCGTCTTGTCAACTTTTTCGGAGACGTACCATTTTTCACCTCCGATATTACCTTGGCAGAATCAGAAACAATCAAGAGAACCCCTAAAGCAACTATACTTGCCTTTATCCATGACGAGCTCTCCGCCATCAGCATGATGCTTCCAAATCGCAATGAATTGGCTTTAAGTGACCGCGGACGAATCACTAGAGGTGCGGCAATGGCCTTTCAAGCACGAGCATATCTATATGAAAGCAATTGGCAGAAGACAGCTGATTACTGTGACAGTCTGATGCAAAATCAGGGTGTCTACGGCACTTATGCCCTATTCAATAGCTATGAAGGTCTTTTTCAGCCCGCCAATGAATACAATCAAGAAGTCATCTTAGATTATGCATATGTTCCGGGTAAAAAACAATGGAATAAACTTTACGATGCAGCCCCCCTATCTGCCGGTGCTCGCCTCAATGCCTATGCGCCACTTCAAAGTTTAGTCAATAACTACTTAACCACAAAGGGTATTCCGATAACAGAAGATGCTGCCTATTCGGACAACAACCCCTATGTTAATCGCGATCCCCGTATGTCAGCAACGATTGTCTTCCATGGTGGCCAATGGACCGACTTTAATGGAACGATACGTACCATCTATACAAAACCCGGTACAGGAAGCAACGATACCGAAAAAGCAGATGTATATATAAATGCTAGTGCAAATTCCTCCCCAACAGGTTATTATGTCAAGAAATATTATGATCCATCCGTAACCCAGGATTACAACTCAGGCCTCAATATCATTATGTTCCGTTATGCCGATGTCCTGTTGATGTATGCCGAGGCGCAGCATCAATTGGGTAAGATGGATGCCAGCGTCTGGAACCGTACAATCCGCCCCATCCGAGATAGAGCCAAATTTACAGCAGCATCAGCACTCGATTTCCCTACAGGAATAAGCGCGGCAGCACTTACTACCCTGATTCGTAATGAACGTCGAAGCGAGCTCGCACTGGAAGGCTTACGCTATTACGATATCGTACGCTGGAAAGCTGGAAAAACTTACTTAGACGGTACCGTCACCGGAGCAAAATTCGCCAATGGCAACTCGGATTATATCCGCCTTGATAACCGCAGGTTTGATGACAACAGAGATTACCTCTGGTCGGTGCCACGTGCCCAAATGGATCTGAACAAAAATTTGTTACCCAATAATCCGGGTTACGCAAACTAA